A single Anopheles arabiensis isolate DONGOLA chromosome 2, AaraD3, whole genome shotgun sequence DNA region contains:
- the LOC120898223 gene encoding uncharacterized protein LOC120898223, whose amino-acid sequence MWRLATVLLLLVHCLAVVHLLGFKFVNPWPLCPANDKRLLSLFNLLCNTTQTSTVTTRDACYGCFFRAGSLAAGPTQLAAISQCASLYLINTSYATCATNLAGIVTGSRPVIVSPTSGTTVDCYSGHCEFVQCIRWINGNMLINQCILQTLVNRDLNVEAQRVGFYVNTTSCILARARCDPYNPITGQLQQPLNVPAGTTGRTGSNSLQISPTGDVRIVSFPMKVAVGDAFCTSRTMLDQSTFGNSIC is encoded by the exons ATGTGGCGCCTAGCGACggtactgctactgctggtgcACTGTCTCGCGGTGGTGCATCTTTTGGGCTTTAAATTTGTCAACCCGTGGCCACTGTGTCCAGCGAACGACAAGCGGCTACTCTCACTGTTTAACCTGCTctgcaacacaacacaaacgtcCACTGTGACCACGCGGGACGCCTGCTACGGATGCTTCTTTAGGGCAGGGTCGCTCGCTGCCGGACCAACGCAGCTGGCCGCCATCAGCCAGTGTGCTTCGCTGTATCTCATCAACACGAGCTATGCCACCTGTGCAACGAATCTGGCG GGCATCGTCACTGGATCGCGTCCCGTAATCGTTTCGCCCACCAGCGGCACCACTGTCGATTGCTATTCCGGGCATTGCGAGTTCGTCCAGTGCATTAGATGGATAAATGGGAACATGCTGATCAACCAGTGCATTCTGCAAACGCTCGTCAATCGAGACCTGAACGTGGAGGCACAGCGAGTCGGGTTCTACGTCAACACAACGTCCTGCATTCTGGCCAGGGCTAGATGCGATCCGTACAACCCGATCACGGGCCAGCTACAGCAGCCGCTAAACGTGCCTGCGGGCACAACCGGAAGGACGGGATCGAACTCGCTCCAAATTTCACCGACCGGTGACGTACGTATCGTTTCGTTTCCGATGAAAGTAGCCGTTGGAGATGCGTTCTGCACGTCACGAACGATGCTCGATCAGTCAACGTTCGGGAATTCCATTTGCTAG
- the LOC120896680 gene encoding ABC transporter G family member 23 isoform X2, with product MLITGSETSVATIDDGGTMWSRQQNAVSVRHAFKSYGTKKKPNQVLSNLNMTVAKGTIYGLLGASGCGKTTLLSCIVGRKRLNSGEIWVLGGKPGTKGSGVPGARVGYMPQEIALYGEFSIRETMMYFGWIFGMHTSEIVERLQFLLNFLDLPSESRLVKNLSGGQQRRVSFAVALMHDPELLILDEPTVGVDPLLRQSIWNHLVHITKAGQKTVIITTHYIEEARQAHTIGLMRSGRLLAEESPSCLLSMYRCSSLEDVFLKLSRKQGQANVAPAELNISNNISLSALAFGNKKDNPVYVSQESGVVGLNFHQSKEVLISDSNGSTIAINGLNGSAPGAISQAVECDNCTECSGCSNFTSKGKIRALLVKNFLRMWRNVGVMLFIFALPVMQVILFCLAIGRDPTNLKMAIVNGEMNSTIGADCAFDPGCSFTNLSCRYLSHLNTTIVKEYYSDLDSALGAVRDGNAWGALYFTDNFTDALVARIALGRDADDETLDQSEIRVWLDMSNQQIGIMLNRDLQVAYREFAQQLLRVCDNNPKLGDVPIQFKAPIYGTNDPSFTDFVAPGVILTIVFFLAVALTSSALIIERTEGLLDRSWVAGVTPSEILFSHVITQFVVMCGQTALVLIFMIVVFGVTNNGEIGWIVVLTILQGLCGMCFGFVISAICELERNAIQLALGSFYPTLLLSGVIWPIEGMPLVLRYVSLCLPLTLATTSLRSILARGWSIMEPDVYMGFVSTIAWIALFLVITMLVLKFKRG from the exons CGGCAGTGAGACGAGCGTGGCCACGATCGACGATGGAGGGACGATGTGGAGCAGACAGCAGAATGCCGTCTCCGTGCGGCATGCGTTCAAATCGTACGGCACCAAGAAGAAACCAAATCAAGTTCTATCGAATCTTAACATGACAGTAGCCAAAGGAACTAT TTATGGACTTTTAGGAGCATCCGGTTGCGGTAAAACGACACTTCTATCGTGCATAGTAGGACGAAAGCGACTAAACTCAGGAGAAATATGGGTTCTCGGTGGAAAGCCGGGAACGAAGG GATCCGGTGTCCCTGGAGCCCGCGTAGGATACATGCCGCAGGAGATTGCTCTGTACGGTGAATTCTCGATCCGCGAAACGATGATGTACTTCGGCTGGATCTTTGGCATGCACACGTCCGAGATCGTCGAGCGATTACAGTTTCTGCTCAACTTTCTCGATCTGCCGTCAGAGTCTCGGTTGGTGAAGAATTTGAG TGGTGGCCAACAGCGTCGTGTATCGTTCGCCGTGGCTCTGATGCACGACCCGGAGCTGCTCATTCTCGACGAACCGACCGTCGGTGTGGATCCACTACTTAGACAAAGTATATGGAATCATCTGGTACACATCACCAAGGCCGGCCAGAAAACCGTCATCATTACGACGCACTACATCGAGGAAGCCCGACAAGCACACACG ATCGGTCTGATGCGATCTGGTCGACTGTTGGCGGAAGAGTCACCGAGCTGCCTGCTGTCGATGTATCGCTGCAGCAGCCTGGAGGATGTCTTCCTGAAGCTGTCACGCAAACAGGGCCAAGCCAATGTGGCACCAGCTGAGCTGAACATCAG CAACAACATATCACTGTCGGCACTGGCATTCGGCAACAAAAAGGACAACCCAGTCTACGTCAGCCAGGAAAGTGGTGTCGTCGGACTTAACTTCCACCAGAGCAAGGAGGTGCTCATCAGTGACAGTAACGGATCCACCATTGCT ATCAATGGACTCAATGGATCTGCTCCCGGTGCGATCAGTCAAGCGGTCGAGTGCGATAACTGCACCGAATGTTCGGGTTGTTCCAAC TTTACGTCGAAGGGAAAGATTCGTGCGCTGCTGGTGAAGAACTTCCTGCGCATGTGGCGAAACGTGGGCGTGATGCTGTTCATCTTCGCCCTGCCCGTCATGCAGGTGATCCTGTTCTGTCTGGCGATCGGGCGTGATCCTACCAACCTGAAAATGGCCATCGTTAACGGTGAGATGAACTCGACCATCGGGGCGGACTGTGCGTTCGATCCGGGGTGCAGCTTTACCAACCTATCCTGTCGCTACCTGAGCCACCTCAACACGACGATCGTGAAGGaatactactcggacctggaCTCGGCGCTCGGTGCGGTGCGGGACGGCAACGCTTGGGGCGCACTGTACTTTACGGACAACTTTACCGACGCACTTGTGGCGCGTATCGCTCTCG GACGCGATGCTGACGACGAGACGCTGGACCAGTCGGAAATTCGCGTGTGGCTCGACATGTCCAACCAGCAGATCGGCATCATGCTGAACCGCGACCTGCAGGTCGCGTATCGGGAGTTTGCCCAGCAGCTGCTGCGAGTGTGCGACAACAATCCGAAGCTTGGCGATGTTCCGATCCAGTTCAAGGCTCCGATCTACGGTACCAACGATCCGTCCTTCACTGATTTCGTCGCACCAGGAGTCATTTTGAC TATCGTGTTCTTCCTGGCCGTGGCACTGACGTCCTCCGCGCTGATCATCGAGCGTACCGAGGGTTTGCTGGATCGATCGTGGGTTGCCGGTGTGACGCCGAGCGAAATCCTGTTCTCGCACGTCATCACCCAGTTCGTGGTGATGTGCGGCCAGACCGCGCTCGTGCTGATCTTCATGATCGTAGTGTTCGGCGTGACGAACAACGGCGAGATCGGCTGGATCGTGGTGCTGACCATCCTGCAGGGTCTGTGCGGTATGTGCTTCGGGTTCGTCATTTCGGCCATCTGCGAGCTGGAGCGCAACGCTATCCAGCTCGCCCTCGGGTCGTTCTACccgacgctgctgctgtccggtGTGATCTGGCCGATCGAGGGCATGCCGCTCGTGCTGCGGTACGTCTCGCTCTGCCTGCCACTGACGCTGGCCACCACGTCCCTCCGCTCGATACTGGCCCGCGGCTGGAGCATAATGGAGCCGGACGTGTATATGGGCTTCGTTTCGACGATCGCCTGGATTGCGCTGTTCCTCGTCATCACGATGCTGGTGCTGAAGTTCAAGCGCGGCTAA
- the LOC120896680 gene encoding ABC transporter G family member 23 isoform X1 — protein sequence MATATQQPADTVAPTQPPGTQPQQAEEGLGAIRPNLDKRRIQRMFSWTADSPAVTGSETSVATIDDGGTMWSRQQNAVSVRHAFKSYGTKKKPNQVLSNLNMTVAKGTIYGLLGASGCGKTTLLSCIVGRKRLNSGEIWVLGGKPGTKGSGVPGARVGYMPQEIALYGEFSIRETMMYFGWIFGMHTSEIVERLQFLLNFLDLPSESRLVKNLSGGQQRRVSFAVALMHDPELLILDEPTVGVDPLLRQSIWNHLVHITKAGQKTVIITTHYIEEARQAHTIGLMRSGRLLAEESPSCLLSMYRCSSLEDVFLKLSRKQGQANVAPAELNISNNISLSALAFGNKKDNPVYVSQESGVVGLNFHQSKEVLISDSNGSTIAINGLNGSAPGAISQAVECDNCTECSGCSNFTSKGKIRALLVKNFLRMWRNVGVMLFIFALPVMQVILFCLAIGRDPTNLKMAIVNGEMNSTIGADCAFDPGCSFTNLSCRYLSHLNTTIVKEYYSDLDSALGAVRDGNAWGALYFTDNFTDALVARIALGRDADDETLDQSEIRVWLDMSNQQIGIMLNRDLQVAYREFAQQLLRVCDNNPKLGDVPIQFKAPIYGTNDPSFTDFVAPGVILTIVFFLAVALTSSALIIERTEGLLDRSWVAGVTPSEILFSHVITQFVVMCGQTALVLIFMIVVFGVTNNGEIGWIVVLTILQGLCGMCFGFVISAICELERNAIQLALGSFYPTLLLSGVIWPIEGMPLVLRYVSLCLPLTLATTSLRSILARGWSIMEPDVYMGFVSTIAWIALFLVITMLVLKFKRG from the exons CGGCAGTGAGACGAGCGTGGCCACGATCGACGATGGAGGGACGATGTGGAGCAGACAGCAGAATGCCGTCTCCGTGCGGCATGCGTTCAAATCGTACGGCACCAAGAAGAAACCAAATCAAGTTCTATCGAATCTTAACATGACAGTAGCCAAAGGAACTAT TTATGGACTTTTAGGAGCATCCGGTTGCGGTAAAACGACACTTCTATCGTGCATAGTAGGACGAAAGCGACTAAACTCAGGAGAAATATGGGTTCTCGGTGGAAAGCCGGGAACGAAGG GATCCGGTGTCCCTGGAGCCCGCGTAGGATACATGCCGCAGGAGATTGCTCTGTACGGTGAATTCTCGATCCGCGAAACGATGATGTACTTCGGCTGGATCTTTGGCATGCACACGTCCGAGATCGTCGAGCGATTACAGTTTCTGCTCAACTTTCTCGATCTGCCGTCAGAGTCTCGGTTGGTGAAGAATTTGAG TGGTGGCCAACAGCGTCGTGTATCGTTCGCCGTGGCTCTGATGCACGACCCGGAGCTGCTCATTCTCGACGAACCGACCGTCGGTGTGGATCCACTACTTAGACAAAGTATATGGAATCATCTGGTACACATCACCAAGGCCGGCCAGAAAACCGTCATCATTACGACGCACTACATCGAGGAAGCCCGACAAGCACACACG ATCGGTCTGATGCGATCTGGTCGACTGTTGGCGGAAGAGTCACCGAGCTGCCTGCTGTCGATGTATCGCTGCAGCAGCCTGGAGGATGTCTTCCTGAAGCTGTCACGCAAACAGGGCCAAGCCAATGTGGCACCAGCTGAGCTGAACATCAG CAACAACATATCACTGTCGGCACTGGCATTCGGCAACAAAAAGGACAACCCAGTCTACGTCAGCCAGGAAAGTGGTGTCGTCGGACTTAACTTCCACCAGAGCAAGGAGGTGCTCATCAGTGACAGTAACGGATCCACCATTGCT ATCAATGGACTCAATGGATCTGCTCCCGGTGCGATCAGTCAAGCGGTCGAGTGCGATAACTGCACCGAATGTTCGGGTTGTTCCAAC TTTACGTCGAAGGGAAAGATTCGTGCGCTGCTGGTGAAGAACTTCCTGCGCATGTGGCGAAACGTGGGCGTGATGCTGTTCATCTTCGCCCTGCCCGTCATGCAGGTGATCCTGTTCTGTCTGGCGATCGGGCGTGATCCTACCAACCTGAAAATGGCCATCGTTAACGGTGAGATGAACTCGACCATCGGGGCGGACTGTGCGTTCGATCCGGGGTGCAGCTTTACCAACCTATCCTGTCGCTACCTGAGCCACCTCAACACGACGATCGTGAAGGaatactactcggacctggaCTCGGCGCTCGGTGCGGTGCGGGACGGCAACGCTTGGGGCGCACTGTACTTTACGGACAACTTTACCGACGCACTTGTGGCGCGTATCGCTCTCG GACGCGATGCTGACGACGAGACGCTGGACCAGTCGGAAATTCGCGTGTGGCTCGACATGTCCAACCAGCAGATCGGCATCATGCTGAACCGCGACCTGCAGGTCGCGTATCGGGAGTTTGCCCAGCAGCTGCTGCGAGTGTGCGACAACAATCCGAAGCTTGGCGATGTTCCGATCCAGTTCAAGGCTCCGATCTACGGTACCAACGATCCGTCCTTCACTGATTTCGTCGCACCAGGAGTCATTTTGAC TATCGTGTTCTTCCTGGCCGTGGCACTGACGTCCTCCGCGCTGATCATCGAGCGTACCGAGGGTTTGCTGGATCGATCGTGGGTTGCCGGTGTGACGCCGAGCGAAATCCTGTTCTCGCACGTCATCACCCAGTTCGTGGTGATGTGCGGCCAGACCGCGCTCGTGCTGATCTTCATGATCGTAGTGTTCGGCGTGACGAACAACGGCGAGATCGGCTGGATCGTGGTGCTGACCATCCTGCAGGGTCTGTGCGGTATGTGCTTCGGGTTCGTCATTTCGGCCATCTGCGAGCTGGAGCGCAACGCTATCCAGCTCGCCCTCGGGTCGTTCTACccgacgctgctgctgtccggtGTGATCTGGCCGATCGAGGGCATGCCGCTCGTGCTGCGGTACGTCTCGCTCTGCCTGCCACTGACGCTGGCCACCACGTCCCTCCGCTCGATACTGGCCCGCGGCTGGAGCATAATGGAGCCGGACGTGTATATGGGCTTCGTTTCGACGATCGCCTGGATTGCGCTGTTCCTCGTCATCACGATGCTGGTGCTGAAGTTCAAGCGCGGCTAA